Sequence from the Rutidosis leptorrhynchoides isolate AG116_Rl617_1_P2 chromosome 3, CSIRO_AGI_Rlap_v1, whole genome shotgun sequence genome:
taaatggttaccatacatgtctatttatagtataaaatattactatgcaagaaatataataataataaaattaacatccaatctagatattttataacacaatctagatattttataacactcccccttggatgacaattttattagagaataactagtactgcctcgttaaaaaccttgctaaagaaaactcattgggataaaactttagctaagggaaaaagagtgcagcataaagttgactccccctcaagtaggcaacgcctgagttgttacatcttctgaacatgcctcatgccaatattatgaacgtgtattctgaaaatagcagttagcagtgctttggtataaagatcagcagagttgttgattgaacgtatctcattttaatctggttgtcttttacgatatcttgagtatatgagaaaaatctgaggttttcatctgaaactgtatcatctaaatcttttatgtacaagtttggccctcgtgatttgtctacagtctccttcatggtttgttcaaaccgttgtttcagttcctattccctttcagtctttttctgagccttaccaatataccattcttttccatcaaacttatgaccgttaagaccgtttatagctttagcgcctcgtcagcatttatgttttgttctgtcatttttgatactcttctttcatttgtattatgtaagctgtattatcttcatagatagttgttacgcttttatagcgttctagtccacaagaatcaataatgatttgtatcattgatcttaactaaaatcattcccgagtagcttcatgtaatgcaatcacttcggcatgatttgatgatgttgcaacaagtgtttgttttgagaacgtcatgatattgcggtgcctccatttaggaatacatatccagtttgagatttagctttatgtagatcggataaataatctgcatctgtataaccaaacaaatcttgtttcgagttgttagaataaaataattataaatcagtagttccccgaaggtatcaaactatttgtttgatcccattccaatgtcttttggtaggggctgagctgaaccttgtcaacaaattaactgcaaaagaaatgtcagatcttgtataatctataagatacataagaacctcaattgcactaaaatatagaacttccgatctgttaaaattttcatgatcttcgcagggatgaaatagatcagtgtcaatattgagtgatctaacaacaatgagtttgtctttaaaaaaaatgttttaaaatcttttcggtataagttgtttgatgtacaagtaaaccattaggcatatgctcaatttgcaatccaaggtaatacttggttttttcaagatctttcatttcaaaataattctttagaagttgaatgatttcatagatctctttatttgttcatatgatgttaagaacattgacataaacaactacgatctcatatccgaacattttttttataaaacatacgtgcaaaataagtttatatttatacccttttttttatcaagtagtcatttaatcggttataccacatacgtcccgtttgtataaacccacttagaaatctttgtgatttaatggaatatattcccttgggttttacattagatgcttatgataccttaaccctttaggtatattcatatatatcactattaagtgatccatacagataagtagtaacaacattcatgagatgtatttaaataactaccaggttgattaagtatctaataagtaattgtatccattacaggaggataatttttcctcctaattcatttctggtctttgtgggaaatattgagttacaagtctagttttgccttgtaacttcatttgtacatttcttttcggataaaaattcatttgtatcccatacgtttcacatctttaaaagtgataacgattgatccgaaaacttttcttttatcgagcgattctaattcagctcttattgctcctttccattgagctcaatcatgtccattttgtatattcaatgacagattttagttccagatcatcatctttattcatgatgtcattgtaacattatatgaaaatatctcatagagattttagtttcatttcggttccataatattgcataatttatcgcaattttagtatttacatttatcaatatcctctgcagaaggaatattgatttgtggttcttcttgaacactttctcttacctcattatcagctgattttctttttcgaggatttttatcttcggaaccaattgatcttccacgtttgatgcgtggcaaagactcaacagtgacattattgccagcttttggaatttcagttcgagctggagcatttatcgctggtatatatgatttagtcacttttttatatctgtaaatgcataaagtaattaatttgcaagttcttgcatatgcattatttttgaactttcgtttcacattcttttgtgcgagttcaatataccttaattgatgttcacatcatgaagcatcattttattttttatttttatttctccccctaatctagggaacaatgttttattaaaatgacaatcagcaaaacgtgctgtaaaaacatcacccatcatgggttcaatatatcttatgattgaagatgttttatatccaaaatatattatcatctttctttgaagaaccattttattgtgttgtggtgatacaattggaacatacactgcacaaccaatgttttaaggtagaaaatatttggctcttggccaaaatcaagtattaagtgaaaatatttacgacttccacatggtataatgcgaattaatgtcgcagcatgtaaatttacatgttcacatataaatattgagagatttgtactcattatcaattgtctagttattagctgtaagcgtttatctattgattcagctaaaccaattttgtgtatgcacatgagcaactggatgttcaacaacaatccctgtagatatataatgatcattaaatgcttgagatgttaactcaccagcattatcaagtctcatccttttaatggtgtaatcagaataatgtgttctcaatttaataatttgtggaagaaactttgcaaatgccatattatggcttgataacatacaaatatgagaccatccgctagatgcgtctattagaaccatgaaatatcaaaatggttcacatgatggatgaattggttcatatatcttaccttgaattctttcaagaaacatttgtgattttttttcacaatatacttttcattaatcaccatatgtgctttccattaatcaccatatgtgttttttttttttttttataaatcaccatatgcgtttttttttttttatcatatatcattttcaccatatacgcttttaatcatatgcgctgtgtttttcaccatatgcgcttttaatcatatgcgattttcatcatatgcgttgtgcttttcatcatattcgctttttatcatatgcgatgcgctttttatcatatgcgcttttttatgttaatagtaaattaattaatttcgttttactattcatatgaattaatttagatttactattttgttaattgagtaatatatatatacatcatatacttgtgactccgaaggctcaaatgaatttgaccatatagttatacgttgtaccttgcacattaattttcagtagaagctttagatgcatattattttcagtagaagctttagatgcactttttttttaatcaccaaataccacaaacactttgtttgcgtttgttcatagtcatcaatgaaaaccattttctttaattttattttatacaataaaattaacgcatcattattcttttcaaaaacaataatctattgttattgttcacttgtgccatgtttaacaacaaaagtcaacaacctctgtcttgtttgttgtggcaaccaaaaacaacctttgcttttgttaccgagaatccaagaccaaaaaaacaattaatttttaattaatcttttatcaaaaccataaatgattttattgatctacgttgatatggccataaagaattgacggctgacctacttttgtaagtgtatttcggctatcatcccgaaaacgcacaacgacctttttttttttttttatgaactatttgtttcatatctagcttaggcaattattgcgaacatttggtccctataagagcatttattttttagacttttagttgatttgtacttgtcacaattagggatagcacccgcgggtcgtggatgcggatccattggatccatcacccgtacccgcggattttttttaagagacatccaattgaacccttgttcgttgaaacaatttgactatatttttactccccattattaaacgggccattttgatgcacactcttaaaaaaataatttgttttttaagttttattattcaacctccttttttcaacggtcacgtttttaacaaaacatttgacaagtttggaaaaaagttttttattgattatcatcaaaagttttctattgtcactctactggatggaattatggcatacaaccaaaattgcaacccaacactacataagaacaaaaaggttgtttttaattaacatatgtatatgtgttaaactcggaataataataacttattttagaaaattaacataagacatgttgaaacatttttgtcacatttagctcatcaagtctaatacttatcattgatagattttatcacgtctaggagatgtttacttttttcttgtattaagtcctactttcatttacctttgtttggaaaaaagttttttttttactttgctttccccctttctgtaaaactcatttaaacactttctttgtttttttttttttttaaaaacttccttttttttacgttacccgtaaattataaatatataaaaaaaactttttgtttaaattttttttctagtttttaaaaggccacttgaccaattttttaattctttcacaacacctgatatcgtgatcgtgacctttcaccaaagcaagagatattcttgataaactaaacacggactcgtgtttgaaattgtcggccacaaaaaaattcatttgataaaagtatatatattttttttttagttatagaaggagaccacttcattttcaatacttcatttttgacaaaaaactattccattttaccatccccttttttttcttactttaacttttaagatatacttttaataaaaatacaaactactttttcttattttaacttttaagatttacttttaataaaaatacaaactactttttgtattttaacttttaagatttatttttaataaaagtacaaactactttttcttattttaacttttaagatttacttttaataaaaatacaaactatttttttattttaacttttaaaattataaatttaagaataaacattagtatgcatgaaataaataatgattaattgcataagtaatcataaatgttagataacatataaagaccccgtcgtattcgtattgatcggaattaatctcgacccatggtaccgtgttgtcaaatgacgtgttgcgtacataaagtaccgtgttgtcaaatgacgtgttgcgtacaatcatgaggtcttattaacataaatataaatgttagtgaagttaataagagttagattacagaaaatataattcaggtggtataaccgaccatatataacttaaataacataaatataaatgttagtagtccaaaatttgatatattcgagtctgaaaattattaataatttcataccttgattagtgattcgtgatcgtttgagatatcttttaattacactaagcttttcgtgctgataacgtgttataattcagtaggcttataactacctttaatggttataagaacaaagagagaaaaagagagaagaaggagagaagaaatatggatattgatatttcaagagaaatggtgcaccttaaatggttaccatacatgtctatttatagtataaaatattactatgcaagaaatataataataataataaaattaacatccaatctagatattttataacacaatctagatattttataacatatttttgtagtttttaattatgtaatgttttttatttttatgtttatgtgCGTGTGTTTTTAATTTGATGTAATGTGTGTTTTTttaatgaaatttttatttttcttaataATTTATCTATCAacaattttttatatattattttaattttatttaaaattaattacgatttatagaaaatataaataaataataataatattcataataatattattaatagtaaaaataataataataatcaaaataattaaaaGTGATGCATATATCGTTTTATGACAGGTGTCATGGATAGCATGGAGTATCTTGAGCTAATCTTAAAAAGAAGCTGCTGAAGTGACGCTAATGTGACACATGTGTCATTCGTGAATTGTGTTTTTGTACCAATGAGTTTTCTTCTTAAGTGTTTATTTATTAActgtatatttatatattcataatttatactaCTAAAAGCAGACGAATTTACATAGAGAAGTTCAACTGAACTAGCGTAACGATTATAAATCCAAAAAACTTCGGAAATTAATTCACCCTTGAGGACATTATtaacggtaaaaaaaaaaaaaaaaaatgccaacaACGAATAACTTTCACCTGAATCTTGTACATCCGATAACAACCATCGTCTACAATGTATATAAACACTTACGGATGACAAAATTAGACAATTGACATAAACTCATAAAACATAAAAATTCCACAACAGACAACATCGGCTCGATCAGTATATGTTCTAAAGTTTCCAATCGCAATCTTGTCTAACATTTACTAAATTACCGAGCATACAACTAAATACCTAGCAAATGTGATCGATCATACATGACTCACACGATAAAAAGTAGCATAACATAACATAGATTAGTCAAAAGAGACCAATAAACCATCAACAAAAGCCCACCTGCAAATCTTCTTTCTGTTTACAGGTTCTAACGAAGAGTTGAAGATCGGAACCGATGTCTTTCATTTCTGTTTATTCTCAAAAATCAAGTGAACCCATTGATGGAGTAGGTCCCGAGTGGTCCCTACCACCGCTATTCATTCTTTCACCTGAGTTTTGACTGAAGGTGTCCGATTCTTGCTTCCCAAGTTTCTGCACGTCCTCGGGAGAAAGTATCTTGATGTACCACACACTATTTACAAATGCGCTGCGCATAACGTATATATACGCTAATAAGTAtacaaaaaatatatttaataaatgaATAACAATTGGTAAATAAATAGGTGAGAGTTTAGGCTTACTCCCAAGGTCCGTCTCCAAGGAGAAGAACGTCATTCTCCCTATCGACGAATACAAGCTGCCAGCCTGATCTTTGAGGGTCTTCGAACAAGCCCTCAATATTAAACATCTGACCCAGTTCTTCTATCAGTTCAGGATAGTTGTTGAACCGGGTGATGTCTAACGACCTCCCTACCGAACCTGATTTGTAAACCTGTCCACATACATGCATGACTCATTTTAACATACAGTTTATACAAGTGATATTAACAAAAACGCCCTTTCTCGAACGATACATGCGTATCATCAATACATAACATAATAATTCGCCCATTATTTTTGGGCCAAAATGGCCTCACAAATCACAAAAAGATATGGAAAATCAAAATTTTAACATGAGCTCGATTTTCAAATATAAAATGGGACTTCGACTTTAATACAAACAGAtagatctcaaaaaaaaaaaacacccacATTTATAAAAAAAGGGCAGACTAAATTGAAgctacgaatcaaaagatatgaccTTCGGTTTACCAGTCGCGATCAATCTCAGTCACCCATTCGCAAAAGCCAATTGCGATTTGGGTTTGGGCATacgctaatcacaaaaaaaaatgcgATTTGCAAGGGCATTTTCACAAAATCTTTTTTTGGGCAAATTAGTACAATACGTTCAAAAAGAGCGTTTTGGTTAAATTTCCTTTATATAATAGCTTGAACAATATATAATGATGGTCTCGGTTTCCTCACCTTGACAAATGTACGATTAGGGTTCGATGGGTCAATGTGTCCTGTGGTTGTGTTCAATAACTCAGAAGAGTCTTGCATGTAACCAAAGTAAGATGAATTCTGAAATCCGGAAGCCCCTGCAGGCATCGTTGTTGTTAGGTCAGTTTCAGTTGAAGTACCGATGTTTGAAACGGTAGCAGGAAGTAAAAGTCCCGATGAGTCGATATTGATTCCACCAAATAAACCCTGATTCTGTGCATCCAAACTAGAAGTTTCTTGCTCCACGCCTGCATTTTTCTCGGGATACGGCAGAACCGATGGTGTACCCGAAGGCACATTGCCTTGTGATTGTGCAAACCTTGACACCCAAGATTGCTGGTTCGATTGGTGCTCAGTGAGCGTGGGTTGACCCGTTCGTGCAAAACTCAAAAGGTTACTACTTCCATCGGTGTTTAGTGAACCCAACATATTCTGCATGGTTGAAGGGGCGATGTTGGAAGTAAATTTGGCATTCGCATGGTCCATCAATTCAGTTTTCTGAAATGGGGGCCTCGTTTGAAGCTGTTCGTGTTGGATCAGGTATGATTCAGGAAATGAACTTGGTGGCTGATGTTGACTGTTGACTTGCTGCTGCTGTGGTTCCTCGGGTTGACTGTTGACTTGGGTTTGACCATGCATAAATTGCTGAGGAATGAGCTGCTGCTGAATTGGTTGTTGCTGGAAAAGCGGGTTTGAGGTGCCGGAAACGGAATGTTGGTGAGGGAATTGGATGTTCGGTTGTTGCAGTTGTTGAAATTGCAATAGTTGTTGTTTTAAAGCGGCATCTGTACCTCCTAAATTGTGTAAACCGGCAGCCAATGCAGCCTGATACTGTTGATTAAGATTGTTTTGAAGAAACGAGGGATCAATTCGTTGTTGCATCCAAGGGTACATCCCGACAGATTGAAAATTTAGAGAATTTAGTCCTTGTTCCCCAGTTTCGCCTCTCATCCACGTCATCCCGTTAACCGCATCGTCCCTGCCGTCTGTCCATCCGTTCCACAcacaaaaaataataattaataataaataaatgtgaacagaaaaaaaatacaataatataaatatttgattATACCTTGAAAAGAAGATGCACCGGGATACCAGGGTCGTTTGAGACGAAGAGGAAAGAGAGATGGATACATGGGAAACGTTGTTAGTGGTTCGATTTCCCATAATGATACCCGCGGCTGCCTCTCACCGGCAGTTGATTCATCCCAACCGACCTACCAAACAGAGATTAAGAGATAATTAACAAAAGAGAGAATAATCAACAAAACATGTTCATCCATATTTGAATCTGAGCAATTGATGAAACACTACAGCACGGCCATTACTCTAAAAAGGGAACATTCGTAAAATCAGGTATCTAAATAATTATAAAGCTTTTTCCAGCTGTTCGCTGGATGTAGAAGACAGACTATTGTTCTTCAAGGGGTGTAGTGAAGTTAATACTTGCAACATTCGAGTCACGTAGAATCAAGTATCCATGCACATTCATCTGTATATGTGAAGTCAt
This genomic interval carries:
- the LOC139901281 gene encoding auxin response factor 8-like isoform X2 translates to MTLQPLTPQEQKDTFLPVELGTPSRQPTNYFCKTLTASDTSTHGGFSVPRRAAEKVFPPLDFSQQPPAQELIARDLHDVEWKFRHIFRGQPKRHLLTTGWSVFVSAKRLVAGDSVLFIWNEKNQLLLGIRRATRPQTVMPSSVLSSDSMHIGLLAAAAHAAATNSCFTIFYNPRASPCEFVIPLSKYVKAVYHTRVSVGMRFRMLFETEESSVRRYMGTITGIGDLDPAKWPNSHWRSVKVGWDESTAGERQPRVSLWEIEPLTTFPMYPSLFPLRLKRPWYPGASSFQDGRDDAVNGMTWMRGETGEQGLNSLNFQSVGMYPWMQQRIDPSFLQNNLNQQYQAALAAGLHNLGGTDAALKQQLLQFQQLQQPNIQFPHQHSVSGTSNPLFQQQPIQQQLIPQQFMHGQTQVNSQPEEPQQQQVNSQHQPPSSFPESYLIQHEQLQTRPPFQKTELMDHANAKFTSNIAPSTMQNMLGSLNTDGSSNLLSFARTGQPTLTEHQSNQQSWVSRFAQSQGNVPSGTPSVLPYPEKNAGVEQETSSLDAQNQGLFGGINIDSSGLLLPATVSNIGTSTETDLTTTMPAGASGFQNSSYFGYMQDSSELLNTTTGHIDPSNPNRTFVKVYKSGSVGRSLDITRFNNYPELIEELGQMFNIEGLFEDPQRSGWQLVFVDRENDVLLLGDGPWDAFVNSVWYIKILSPEDVQKLGKQESDTFSQNSGERMNSGGRDHSGPTPSMGSLDF
- the LOC139901281 gene encoding auxin response factor 8-like isoform X1 — encoded protein: MKLSTSGLGQQQPLEGENKCLNSELWHACAGPLVSLPIVGSRVVYFPQGHSEQVSATTNKEVDAHIPNYPTLPPQLICQLHNVTMHADVETDEVYAQMTLQPLTPQEQKDTFLPVELGTPSRQPTNYFCKTLTASDTSTHGGFSVPRRAAEKVFPPLDFSQQPPAQELIARDLHDVEWKFRHIFRGQPKRHLLTTGWSVFVSAKRLVAGDSVLFIWNEKNQLLLGIRRATRPQTVMPSSVLSSDSMHIGLLAAAAHAAATNSCFTIFYNPRASPCEFVIPLSKYVKAVYHTRVSVGMRFRMLFETEESSVRRYMGTITGIGDLDPAKWPNSHWRSVKVGWDESTAGERQPRVSLWEIEPLTTFPMYPSLFPLRLKRPWYPGASSFQDGRDDAVNGMTWMRGETGEQGLNSLNFQSVGMYPWMQQRIDPSFLQNNLNQQYQAALAAGLHNLGGTDAALKQQLLQFQQLQQPNIQFPHQHSVSGTSNPLFQQQPIQQQLIPQQFMHGQTQVNSQPEEPQQQQVNSQHQPPSSFPESYLIQHEQLQTRPPFQKTELMDHANAKFTSNIAPSTMQNMLGSLNTDGSSNLLSFARTGQPTLTEHQSNQQSWVSRFAQSQGNVPSGTPSVLPYPEKNAGVEQETSSLDAQNQGLFGGINIDSSGLLLPATVSNIGTSTETDLTTTMPAGASGFQNSSYFGYMQDSSELLNTTTGHIDPSNPNRTFVKVYKSGSVGRSLDITRFNNYPELIEELGQMFNIEGLFEDPQRSGWQLVFVDRENDVLLLGDGPWDAFVNSVWYIKILSPEDVQKLGKQESDTFSQNSGERMNSGGRDHSGPTPSMGSLDF